From Drosophila willistoni isolate 14030-0811.24 unplaced genomic scaffold, UCI_dwil_1.1 Seg531, whole genome shotgun sequence, a single genomic window includes:
- the LOC124461568 gene encoding uncharacterized protein LOC124461568 has product MGFLPEERFFTHKKPFTAAGVDYFGPFYTKAERGTRASKHLRKRYGVIFTCLTTRAINVEIAHSLDTDSCIMAVRRMIARRGPIQIIWSDNGTNFRGAARELQEALEDLDECAVKEYMASIKIIWNFIPANAPNFGGCWERLVGCFKRAIEAILTENANPSDETLQTIFMEAEYLVNSRPYILESDDPEDELGLCPNDICIPQSCHGPGNFTPNTMEKRAWRIWQYQIDSFWKRFIKEYLPTLIHREKWHKDMPNLEVDNIVVMKDNTPRGEWPFGRVMKVFPGEDGVVRVVELKTVKNTYRRPVNRLCKIGVKRYDEKNRAQQRDSALGAAMS; this is encoded by the coding sequence ATGGGATTTCTGCCCGAAGAAAGGTTTTTCACCCACAAAAAACCATTTACAGCAGCAGGCGTCGATTACTTCGGTCCATTTTACACCAAAGCAGAAAGAGGAACTCGAGCCTCAAAACACCTCCGCAAGCGGTACGGAGTAATATTCACATGTCTGACGACTAGAGCAATCAACGTGGAGATAGCCCACTCCCTAGACACCGATTCCTGCATAATGGCAGTTCGTAGAATGATAGCTCGACGTGGACCTATACAAATCATCTGGTCAGATAATGGCACAAATTTTCGCGGAGCAGCACGAGAGTTACAAGAAGCCCTAGAGGACCTGGATGAGTGTGCCGTGAAAGAGTATATGGCaagtattaaaataatttggaatttcatTCCAGCAAATGCACCAAATTTCGGAGGCTGCTGGGAGCGACTAGTAGGCTGTTTTAAACGGGCAATTGAAGCAATTTTAACAGAAAACGCAAATCCCAGCGATGAAACgttgcaaacaatttttatggaGGCAGAATATCTGGTCAACAGCAGACCATATATACTGGAATCTGATGACCCCGAAGACGAACTTGGTCTGTGTCCAAACGATATTTGTATCCCGCAAAGCTGCCATGGTCCAGGCAACTTTACTCCCAATACGATGGAGAAACGAGCTTGGAGAATCTGGCAGTACCAGATAGACTCTTTCTGGAAACGTTTCATTAAAGAATATCTTCCCACACTTATACATCGGGAGAAATGGCATAAAGATATGCCAAACTTGGAGGTCGACAACATAGTTGTTATGAAAGACAACACCCCGCGCGGCGAATGGCCGTTCGGTCGAGTTATGAAAGTTTTTCCAGGTGAAGATGGAGTTGTACGCGTAGTCGAATTGAAGACGGTTAAAAACACGTATCGTCGCCCAGTCAACCGTCTATGCAAAATAGGAGTCAAGCGCTACGATGAGAAGAATCGTGCTCAACAAAGGGATTCCGCACTAGGGGCCGCTATGTCGTAG